One region of Macadamia integrifolia cultivar HAES 741 chromosome 11, SCU_Mint_v3, whole genome shotgun sequence genomic DNA includes:
- the LOC122092737 gene encoding cinnamoyl-CoA reductase 1-like: MGEIVLPAVSSPTVCVIGAGGFIGFWLVKLLLEKGYTVRGTVRNPEEPKNSYLKELSGAKERLIFFKADILDYKSLLNVMKGCDGVFHTACPLTNNVEQVLDPAVTGTINVVNAAAEAKVGRLVLTSSIGAVHMNPNRDSEVVDEACWSDLEYCKNTKNWYCYAKTVGEKTAWKEATEKGLDLVVVIPSVVLGPSPQPTINASAVHILKMVDGTHKTYLNTVQGYVHVKDVALAHILVYETPSASGRYLCTENIVHRGDIAKLLSELFPGYPIPNNCSDEVNPRAIPYKFSNQRLKDLGLNFTPVKQCLYDTVKNFQEKGYLSISLR; the protein is encoded by the exons ATGGGAGAGATCGTTTTACCAGCAGTTTCAAGCCCAACTGTGTGTGTGATTGGTGCCGGAGGCTTCATAGGTTTTTGGCTTGTCAAGCTTCTCTTAGAGAAAGGTTATACTGTTAGAGGAACAGTGAGAAACCCAG AAGAGCCTAAGAATTCTTACTTGAAGGAGCTCAGTGGGGCTAAAGAACGACTAATTTTCTTTAAGGCAGATATTCTTGATTATAAGAGCCTTTTGAATGTCATGAAAGGATGTGATGGTGTATTCCACACTGCTTGTCCTCTGACTAACAACGTA GAACAAGTGCTTGATCCCGCAGTTACCGGAACAATAAATGTGGTGAATGCTGCAGCAGAAGCCAAGGTTGGCCGCTTGGTTTTGACATCTTCAATTGGAGCAGTTCACATGAACCCTAACAGGGACTCTGAAGTTGTGGACGAGGCATGCTGGAGTGACCTCGAGTATTGCAAGAACACTAAG AACTGGTACTGTTACGCAAAGACAGTAGGAGAGAAGACTGCATGGAAGGAGGCGACAGAGAAGGGTCTGGACCTGGTGGTGGTGATCCCATCTGTGGTTTTAGGCCCATCACCTCAGCCCACTATCAATGCTAGTGCAGTTCACATACTCAAAATGGTTGATGGAACTCATAAAACATACCTTAACACAGTTCAAGGTTATGTGCATGTGAAGGATGTGGCCTTGGCTCACATACTTGTGTACGAGACTCCGTCGGCATCTGGCCGGTACCTCTGCACCGAGAATATAGTACATCGTGGCGACATCGCTAAACTACTCAGTGAATTGTTCCCTGGTTATCCTATTCCAAACAA CTGCTCGGATGAAGTGAATCCAAGGGCCATTCCTTACAAGTTCTCGAACCAAAGGCTTAAGGACCTGGGGCTTAATTTCACACCAGTGAAACAATGTCTTTATGACACAGTCAAGAACTTTCAAGAGAAGGGTTACCTTTCCATCTCTCTCCGGTGA